GGTGAGTAGGCGTGCAGGCACATTGCTATTGACGCCCCGCTGCGTGCCGCCAGTTTGGTCATAGTTCACCGTCAGTCCTTCGCCGTCCAAGCGCATTTGCGTGCCAAAGTTGCTGATGCTTGCACCGAGTTTTAAGCCATTTGGCAGAAGACCCGTATCGTAGTAGAACCCGATATCGAGTGCAAAGGCATTAGCTGCGGTGCGGAAGATGGATTGATTGATAAACTTCAAGGTGATGCCAACGGAGAAGCGGTCTGTGAGACTTTTACCCCAAGAGAGCTGAGCCGCAAAATCACTGGCAGAAAAGGTCTCGCCTGTGCCATCTGGGTTAGAGATGGTCGTCACTTCAAAGTTGCCATAGTTTAGCGCTGTAATTGCCACGCCGAAACTGCCTGCAATACCTGCCGGGACTGTAGCACCTGCCCAGTTGATTTGTGTGCCAATGAGCCACTGCGTATGCGTAAAACCCACGCGAATCTTATCGCTCCGCACAATTCCTGCGGGATTCCAGTAGAGTGCAGAAATGTCGTCTGCCAGTGCTACAAAGGCACCGCCAAGTGCCGTTGCTCGCGCTCCCATTCCAATACCTAAAAATGGCGCGGCTGTAGTGCCAAATTTCGATTGCGCCTGTGCTGCACAGAACGGCAGCCCAACCGCCGTTAGAATGATGAGCCACTTTGAAATTCCCTGCTTCATTTTTTCCTCCTTACTTGATAACGGCGAACTTGCCGGTTTTTGTGCCAATGCCGGGCGCATCGACATGGTAGAGATAGATGCCATAAGCGACATCTAAATTCTCCGATGTTTTCAAGTCCCACTCTACTTGCGAGGTTGGATAGGAAAACGTGCCAACGCCTTCATTTTCTCGGTCACGCTTGCCGAAACTGGTATTGCCATCGGGGTTATCGGCGTAGAGCGTGCGAATCAGTTCGCCACGAATGGTGTAGATGCGAATCGTAGAGCGCAGCGGCACATTCTTGAAGAAAATTTTTCGTGCCGCGCGTCCGCGCGTATCGGCACCCACCAGATTGCCTTCGGCTGTGTTGGTTACAATGTAAGGATTCGGGAATACCTTGATATTGTCTAACGCACTCTTTACGCGCTCAGGGTCTTCAGTTTGTGCTTTGAGTTCGACTGTAAATCGGTCAACCGCTGTGATAGGCCGCTTCGTGCGAATAAACAGCGTATCACCCGGCTTCGGGAAGTAGCGTGCTGGCGAGATGTTGATGTTCCATGAAAAGAGTGTATCGATTGCTGAACCTTCTGGCTGCTCGCAGATACTGAGATTGACGCCAAATTCGCCAATTTCGCTGCCTGTAGCAGGGTCTAAGAAAAACCGCTCGGGTTGCCCAGTCAGTAGGTTAATGACTTGGAAATTCGTGTTGCGCGCAGGCAGCGAGGTTAGGACGCCATCGACGATTAAGTTCACAGGGCTCGATCGCCCCGGACGCATCACGATAGCGTATTCAGCAGGTTTGCGAATCGCTCTGCCACGAATGCTTGGTGCAAGCAGTTGTGCAGTAAAGGCATTGAGCCGCGGCACAGTATCTTCGAAAATCGTGCGCACGCCTGGCACACGCCAAAATGCACGATCGAGCCGCGTCTCTGGCACATTGACAATCGTAAAGAATGTGCCGATTTTGTCAATTAGTGCCGTCTCTTCGGTGGCGCGGTAGAAAAGGTCTCCTTCCTGCGTTTGCTGATACAGTGCAGGGTTCCCCAAGAAGCGCTGAAAGACGCCGTTGATAATACCGCTCTGCCGAAGCAGTGTATCAGGACGCGAGGGATTTGTTATATCCAACACGCGAAAGAAACTTGTGCGTGGTTCAAGTGTTTCGTCAGGGTCAGCCGCATCAAGTAACCCATCGCCATCATTGTCAATACCGTCGTTGCTAGTATCTCTGAACTCTACTTGAATGCGCCTATCTCGGTCAATTTTGCGTGGGTTGATGAGGTCATAAATCACGCGACCTGAACCCCGATTTAGTGCACTGGGTCGCAAGGTATCAGATGACGGGCTATTGTTACGCAGCCCCGCTTGCTCGGCACGTGGGGTAACCGCTACAGTGTTGGGGCTAAGCAACAATCGACCACGGCCGTCAATAAAGCCACCAATGCTATTTTCACTCGGTGGAATCGCGGCTGCAGGGTTCGGCACCACGATGACCGAATCACGGCTGATGCGATAGAGCGTATCAAACGGAATGTAGCCCCGTGAATATGCTGCCACCGCATAGTAGTAAGTGCGTCCGTTCTCAACATCGGTATCGGTGAAAGTGTGCGTGAGTCCTGTTTCTTTGCCAAGATAGAATGCGACACCACGCGATTGCTCTGACAAACCGCGTCCCACCAGTGGGAAGTATCCAAAAACACCGTTGATTTTGTCGAACTGTGCAATTGGCGCTAATCTAAAGCGCTGCTCGCCTTGTCCGCCTGAAATCACCCGTGCATCGCTGAACTGCGGGTCTGTGCTTTTGTAGATTTTGTATCCCTCGAAGGTAAAGGCTCTTGGGTCGCGTCGTGTGCCTTCTGCTCCCACAATGCGGCGGTTGATGAAGACATCAAAGTAGTCTTCGGCTTCGCTTGTCCAATAGAGTGTAACGCGCCGGTCACCTGGAATAGCAGAAAGACGCGGTGCAGGGCGCGGCGGTCCAGCAAAGTTGTAGTTATTGTCATAAATCTCTTGCACAATGTCTTTATTGGTCAAGATTTCATCGGCGGTTTGACCGAAGACCAGTGCA
This sequence is a window from Chloroherpetonaceae bacterium. Protein-coding genes within it:
- a CDS encoding PorV/PorQ family protein, with the translated sequence MKQGISKWLIILTAVGLPFCAAQAQSKFGTTAAPFLGIGMGARATALGGAFVALADDISALYWNPAGIVRSDKIRVGFTHTQWLIGTQINWAGATVPAGIAGSFGVAITALNYGNFEVTTISNPDGTGETFSASDFAAQLSWGKSLTDRFSVGITLKFINQSIFRTAANAFALDIGFYYDTGLLPNGLKLGASISNFGTQMRLDGEGLTVNYDQTGGTQRGVNSNVPARLLTDQFNLPLIYRIGVSYDVLRDETNRFSFALDTAIPLDNGQTLNLGGEYAWKDIFFVRIGYNALFERESEKGLTFGAGLRYPISTVVLRFDYTYQTFGRLNPPQWFALSLEF